The sequence GACGGCACGGGTGTTCGGCGCGGGGTGGCGCAGCGCGACCATGGCCCAGTTGCCCGGCGCATCTGACGTGTTCTGATAGGCCTCTGCCGCCGCGCGGCGGTTGACGACGATCAGGTCCAGCAGCCCGTCGAGATTGAGATCGACGAGCGCCGCGCCGCGGCTGCGCTCCACCGTGGCAATCCCAGCGGTTGCGCCATGTTCGGTGAAACGGCCGTCGGCCTGTTGCACGAGCAGGTTGTTCGGATCTTCCATTGCGGCGCCGGGCATTTGCTCGACATTGCCCTTGGCGACGAAAATATCGTCCCGCCCGTCGTTCTGCACATCGCCGAAGGCCACGTGCCAGCCGGTGGAGGGGCGGCCATCGTCGCCCACATAGGGGCGGTGGGCGGTGGTGCCGGAATCAAAATGCGCATCCTCATAGACGGGGCCTTGCGCGCCTTCCGCCAGCGCCTGGAACTTCTGATCGCCCATCGAGGTGAGATAGACCTCCTGCCGTCCGTCGCCCGTCATGTCGCGGGTGGCGATGCCCATGCCCCAGAGGGCGTAGGGCTTCCAGCCGTCCTCCTCGGTGTAAAGCCGGGGCGTGGGTTCCATCGCCCAGAGCTGCTCCTGCCCGCCTTTCACGTAGTAATGGCGATCGTTGGAGACGCGCAGATCCTGACGGCCCGTGCGGGACCAGTCGGAAAACAGCATCGAGAGCGGGCAATAGGCGGGGGCGAGCGGGAGTGGCGTGCCGTAGCCTGCGCCATCCTGCCGGTAGAGCGCGCCGGGGGCGCAGGTGCCGAAGGGGCCTTTCGGGTCCGCGCGATCCACGTAATTGCCGAAAGCGAGCGTGGGCAGCGTCGCGCCTTCTTCCCAGGTGGCGGAGAAGGCGGTTGTCCAGCCCTCCGGGTCGCTTTCAAAGCCGAAGGCCTTGCCCATCGGCTCGAAGCGGCAGTTGCCGAGGCCGCGCATCAGGCGGTTTTCGCCGACGCGCAGTACGGCCAGATCGAGCGTGCCGTCGCCGTCGATGTCCAGCGGGTAGGCCCCGGTGACACCTTCCAGCGCGAGGGATTTCGGGGTGGCTTTCTCGAAGCGGATCGCCGCGCCGTGGCCTTTGGTGGTATTCTTCAACAGCATCGCCGGGGCGCTGCCACCGGCAAGGAAAGCCTCGGGCAGATCATCGCCGTTGCAATCGAAGACGGCCACGCCGCCGCCGACGAAATGCTCCCAGCCGCCGGAGTAGATATGCTCGGGCAGAGGCACAGGGCTGAAGCGCGGCTCCGCCGTGACGGTAAGTGGCGCGAGCAGCAGGAGACCTGCGAAGGCGGCTTTATACGGCATCGGTGATCTTTCTGATGGCGAGGTCGGTGACGCCGTCCATGGCGAAGGCGGCCGCGCCCTTGGCCCACATGAGATCGCCCCATTTGTGGATGCGCACCTCGGGCAGGGGGGCGTCCACCTGGATCACGGCGGCCTTCATGGCTTCAAGGACTTCATCGGCGTAGAGGTAATCGAACTGCATCCGCTCGCCGGAGAGGATGATCAGTTCGGGGTCAAAGATGTTGACGATATTGGCGAGCCCGATGGCAAACATGCGCCCGGCGCGATGGAAGATCGATTGCGCGGTGGTGTCGCCGGCCTTGGCCTTGCGAAAAAGCATGTCGAGCGTGGCGTTCTCGGTCTCGCTTCCGCTGAGCAGGCCGGTGATGCTGGCCTCGCGCAGCAGGGCGTAATCGGCCACATAGGCCTCGAGGCAGCCGCGCTGGCCGCAGCGGCAAAGCGCGCCGTCCAGATGCACCTTGGTGTGGCCGAATTCCGCGCCGCAGCCGCGCGTGCCACGATAGAGGGCGTTGTCGATCACAATGCCCATGCCGACGCCATGCTCGATCGTCACCACGATGAAATCGGTCACCGTCTTGCCCATGCCAAAGAGCTGCTCTGCCATGGCGACGAGATTTGCATCGTTGTCGATGAAGACGGGGATCGGCAGCAGCGCCTCGACCTTGTCGCGCAGGCTCACGTTGCGCTCCGTCATGGAGGGCGACCAGTACACAAAGCCGCGCGGCGCATCGATGATGCCGGCCACGCCGATCCCGAGGCCCGAGATCTGCTCCACCTGCATGTCGGCCTCGGAGGCTGCGGCGCGCACCGAGTTGGCGATGAACTCGGCCATGGCTTCAGGGGCGAGCTTGGAGGCGGGCAGGGCGGCGGTGTATTCGCTCACCGTGTTGCCCTCGAAATCGATCAACGCCACCATCACGTTGCGGCTGGCCACCTTGAGCCCGGCCACGATATGAGCCTCGCCCCGGATCTTCAGGGCCACGCGCGGGCGTCCGCGGCGGGAATCGGGCTTGGACTCCGGCGCGATCTCCTCGATCAGCCCGGCCTTGAGCAACTCAGACGTGATCGACGTGACCGTGGCCGGGCTTACACCGGTTTTCTGGGCAATATCGATCCTTGCGATCTGCCCGGATTTGCGTATCGTCGAGATGACTTTCTGGCGCCCGGACTCTCTTTGATCGGACACCGATGTCGCGCGGTCGATTCGTGCCACTGGCTGTTCCTCCCCAAGGAACTATATTTCACTGAATAAAATAAATCCGCAAGCGCGGTTGTTTGCTAGGGCATAAAAGTTAGCGCAAACATTATATTTTTCAGTGGCTTACACGAAATTTACATCCGTCCTCCGTATTTAATTAGACCTTCAAAATAAATAATGTTAGAAACAGGGAGCCGCTGCGATTCCAACAGGACGCATGGGAGAGCGGCGGTGTGAACTCTAGGGAGGAAATCATGAAGAAATTCACCGGTATTGTTGCGGGCGTGTTCGCCGCAACCATGGCTACCACTGCACTCGCCGATGGCGTTGTTGTCGGCGTGAGCTGGTCCAACTTCCAGGAAGAGCGCTGGAAAACCGACGAAGCCGCCATCAAGGCCGCTCTGGAAGCCGCTGGCGCCGAGTATATCTCTGCCGACGCGCAATCCTCGTCCGCCAAGCAACTGTCCGACGTCGAGAGCCTGATCGCCCAAGGCGCTGACGCGCTGATCATTCTTGCCCAGGACGCCTCTGCCGTGGGCCCGGCTGTTGAAGCCGCCGCCAACGAAGGCATCCCGGTTGTGGCCTATGACCGTCTGATCGAAGACAGCCGCGCCTTCTACCTGACGTTTGACAACGTCGAAGTGGGCCGCATGCAGGCGCGTGCCGTGCTGGAAGCTCAGCCCAAAGGCAACTACGTGATGATCAAGGGCTCCCCGACCGACCCGAACGCAGATTTCCTGCGCGGCGGTCAGCAGGAGATCCTGCAAGCAGCCATCGACGCGGGCGACATCACCATCGTCGGCGAAGCCTACACCGATGGCTGGGTTCCGGCCAACGCACAGCGCAACATGGAGCAGATCCTGACCGCGGCCGACAACAAGGTTGACGCCGTTGTCGCCTCCAACGACGGCACCGCCGGTGGCGTTGTGGCAGCACTGACCGCACAGGGCATGGAAGGCATCCCGGTCTCCGGCCAAGACGGCGACCACGCCGCTCTGAACCGCGTGGCTCTGGGCACCCAGACCGTTTCCGTGTGGAAAGACGCGCGTGAGCTGGGCAAGGCTGCCGGCGAAATCGCCGTGGCGCTGGCTGGCGACAGCATGGCCAAGATCGACGGCGCTGCCGAGTGGACCTCGCCGGGCGGCACCACGATGAACGCGAAGTTCCTCGCACCGGTTCCGGTGACGCAGGAGAACCTGAACGTCGTGATCGACGCAGGCTGGATCGGCAAAGACGCCCTCTGCGCCGGCGCTTCCATCGCGCTCTGCAACTGATCTGACACGCTTCCGCTTCCCCGCCCCACGCGCGGGGAAGCAACCCATTTTCCAAAATTCCTGACATTGCTGTAGGCTCTCACCGGGTGCACGCCGCTGGCGGACACTGGGCCTGCATCGCAATGGGTGACGTCCGAGAGCGGGAGAGGACACACAACATGCAAGACAAAGCCAAGAAATTCTTTGCCAGCCTGGGGCTCGATACCCGGCTGCTGGGGATGATCGGCGCCCTCGTGGTGATCTGGATCGTCTTCGGTATCGCGACCGAGGGCAGGTTCCTCTCGCCGCGCAACTTTTTCAACGTGTCGGTGCAGACGGCCTCTGTGGCGGTGATGGCTACGGGCATGGTCTTCGTCATCGTGACACGCCACATCGACCTGTCCGTCGGCTCCATGCTGGGCTTCATCGGTATGACAGTGGCCGCGCTGCAGGTGCAATGGCTGCCGCAGGTGCTCGGGCTCGGGCATTGGTCGATCTGGATCATCGCTGTCGTCGTCGCGATCCTGATGGGCGCGGTGCTGGGCGCGTTCCAGGGCTGGATCATCGGCTACCTGACGGTGCCGGCCTTCATTGTGACGCTTGGTGGCTTCCTGATTTATCGCGGTGCGATGTGGTGGGTCACCAAGGGCCAGACGCAAGCGCCGCTGGATCCGACCTTCCGCCTGCTGGGCGGCGGGGCAGAGGGCACGCTGGGCGAGACCTTAAGCTGGGCCTTTGGCCTGATTGCTGCCGTGGCCGCCGTGGTGGTGATGCTGCTGAGCCGCAAGCGCAAGGCCGATCACGGCTTCGTCGTGAAACCGGTCTGGGCGGAAGCCATTATGATGAGCCTCGCAGCCGGCCTGATCATCGCCTTTGTCTGGATCATGAACAGCTATCCGATCCCGAAAGGCGCGATGAAGCGCATGACGGAAGCCCAGGGCATCGAATACACCGAGGATCTGGTGTGGAACCATGGCGTGGCCATTCCGGTGCTGATCCTGCTCGTCGTCGCGCTGGTGATGACGGTGATCTCCACCCGCACCCGTTTTGGCCGCTACATCTACGCCACTGGGGGCAACCCGGAAGCCGCGGAGCTTTCGGGCATCAACACCCGCCTGCTGACGGTGAAGGTCTTTGCCCTGATGGGCGCGCTCACCGGCATCGCCTCGATCATCGCCTCTGCCCGCCTGAACGCGGTGGATGTGGGGCTCGGCACGCTGGACGAGCTGCGCGTGATCGCGGCGGCCGTGATCGGCGGCACCGCCCTGAGCGGCGGCTTCGGCACCATCTACGGCGCGGTCATTGGCGCGCTGATCATGCAATCGCTGCAATCGGGCATGGCCTCTGTGGGCGTGGATGCGCCGCTGCAGAACATCGTGGTGGGCTTCGTGCTCGTCTTCGCGGTGTGGGTCGATATCGTGTACCGTCGCAAGACCGGCGCGTAAGGGGAGGAACGACAGATGGACAAGAAAACCCCTCTCGTGGAGATGGATGACATCCACATCTCCTTCGGTGGCATCAAGGCCGTGGACCACGTTTCCGTGGATCTCTATCCGGGCGAAGTTGTGGGCCTGCTGGGCCACAACGGGGCCGGGAAATCGACGCTGATCAAGATCCTCTCCGGGGCCTACAAGGCCGATGGCGGCGAGATCCGGATCAACGGCGAGAAGGCCGTGATCAACAACCCCCGCGATGCGCGCAAGTACAACATCGAGACGATCTACCAGACGCTGGCTTTGGCCGATAACCTCGACAGCGCCTCGAACCTCTTCCTCGGGCGCGAGCTGGTGACACCGCTGGGCATGGTCGACGATGACGCCATGGAAGCCGAAACCCGCAAGATCATGGGCCGGCTGAACCCGAACTTCGAGAAGTTCTCGGCCCCAGTGTCGGCGCTCTCGGGTGGTCAGCGGCAGTCGGTGGCGATCGCGCGTGCGGTCTACTTCAACGCCAAGATCCTGATCATGGACGAGCCCACCGCGGCGCTCGGGCCGCATGAGACACAGATGGTGAGCGAGTTGATCCAGCAGCTGAAGGCTGAAGGCATCGGCATCTTCCTGATCAGCCACGACATCCATGATGTGATGCAGCTTTGTGACCGCGCCTCGGTGATGAAAAACGGTAAGCTCGTGGGCACGGTGGATGTGGATACCGTCACCGATGACGACCTGCTGGGCATGATCATCCTCGGCAAGCACCCGCATGAGAAGGCGGACGCGTAAGCTTCTGGCCTGACCTAGGTGAAAAAGAAACCGCCGCGAGGACGCCCCTCGCGGCGGTTTTCATTTGAGCGCCCTATGTGAAGCGCAGGCCCTGCTGCGCCGCCTAACCCGTCCCAGAACGGCTGCGAGGCGCGACATCTCGTCGGTTTTTTCAGTGTCTCCGCAGACTTTGCAAGCCTTTCGGCTTGATCTACCCTGAGGTGAACGGGGGTCGGTTATCGCAGCCTTCTCCTGCCGGAGGGTGGTATGGATTTGATCACAGGGTCGCGTGTGCTCTTGGCGGTTTCCCTTCTCGTCACGGGCTGGTTTCAGGATTGTAGCGGCGGGCCAGAGGGTGTGGCGCTTGGGGAAACCGCG comes from Pseudoruegeria sp. SHC-113 and encodes:
- a CDS encoding sugar ABC transporter permease, with protein sequence MQDKAKKFFASLGLDTRLLGMIGALVVIWIVFGIATEGRFLSPRNFFNVSVQTASVAVMATGMVFVIVTRHIDLSVGSMLGFIGMTVAALQVQWLPQVLGLGHWSIWIIAVVVAILMGAVLGAFQGWIIGYLTVPAFIVTLGGFLIYRGAMWWVTKGQTQAPLDPTFRLLGGGAEGTLGETLSWAFGLIAAVAAVVVMLLSRKRKADHGFVVKPVWAEAIMMSLAAGLIIAFVWIMNSYPIPKGAMKRMTEAQGIEYTEDLVWNHGVAIPVLILLVVALVMTVISTRTRFGRYIYATGGNPEAAELSGINTRLLTVKVFALMGALTGIASIIASARLNAVDVGLGTLDELRVIAAAVIGGTALSGGFGTIYGAVIGALIMQSLQSGMASVGVDAPLQNIVVGFVLVFAVWVDIVYRRKTGA
- the xylF gene encoding D-xylose ABC transporter substrate-binding protein, coding for MATTALADGVVVGVSWSNFQEERWKTDEAAIKAALEAAGAEYISADAQSSSAKQLSDVESLIAQGADALIILAQDASAVGPAVEAAANEGIPVVAYDRLIEDSRAFYLTFDNVEVGRMQARAVLEAQPKGNYVMIKGSPTDPNADFLRGGQQEILQAAIDAGDITIVGEAYTDGWVPANAQRNMEQILTAADNKVDAVVASNDGTAGGVVAALTAQGMEGIPVSGQDGDHAALNRVALGTQTVSVWKDARELGKAAGEIAVALAGDSMAKIDGAAEWTSPGGTTMNAKFLAPVPVTQENLNVVIDAGWIGKDALCAGASIALCN
- a CDS encoding CRTAC1 family protein, translating into MPYKAAFAGLLLLAPLTVTAEPRFSPVPLPEHIYSGGWEHFVGGGVAVFDCNGDDLPEAFLAGGSAPAMLLKNTTKGHGAAIRFEKATPKSLALEGVTGAYPLDIDGDGTLDLAVLRVGENRLMRGLGNCRFEPMGKAFGFESDPEGWTTAFSATWEEGATLPTLAFGNYVDRADPKGPFGTCAPGALYRQDGAGYGTPLPLAPAYCPLSMLFSDWSRTGRQDLRVSNDRHYYVKGGQEQLWAMEPTPRLYTEEDGWKPYALWGMGIATRDMTGDGRQEVYLTSMGDQKFQALAEGAQGPVYEDAHFDSGTTAHRPYVGDDGRPSTGWHVAFGDVQNDGRDDIFVAKGNVEQMPGAAMEDPNNLLVQQADGRFTEHGATAGIATVERSRGAALVDLNLDGLLDLIVVNRRAAAEAYQNTSDAPGNWAMVALRHPAPNTRAVGAFAEIRAGGRTHLREITVGGGHAGGDAVPLHIGLGMATQADLRVIWPDGAVSDWVDLPVNALTRVTRNGADAALLLAPGG
- a CDS encoding ROK family transcriptional regulator, with protein sequence MARIDRATSVSDQRESGRQKVISTIRKSGQIARIDIAQKTGVSPATVTSITSELLKAGLIEEIAPESKPDSRRGRPRVALKIRGEAHIVAGLKVASRNVMVALIDFEGNTVSEYTAALPASKLAPEAMAEFIANSVRAAASEADMQVEQISGLGIGVAGIIDAPRGFVYWSPSMTERNVSLRDKVEALLPIPVFIDNDANLVAMAEQLFGMGKTVTDFIVVTIEHGVGMGIVIDNALYRGTRGCGAEFGHTKVHLDGALCRCGQRGCLEAYVADYALLREASITGLLSGSETENATLDMLFRKAKAGDTTAQSIFHRAGRMFAIGLANIVNIFDPELIILSGERMQFDYLYADEVLEAMKAAVIQVDAPLPEVRIHKWGDLMWAKGAAAFAMDGVTDLAIRKITDAV
- a CDS encoding ATP-binding cassette domain-containing protein, which translates into the protein MDKKTPLVEMDDIHISFGGIKAVDHVSVDLYPGEVVGLLGHNGAGKSTLIKILSGAYKADGGEIRINGEKAVINNPRDARKYNIETIYQTLALADNLDSASNLFLGRELVTPLGMVDDDAMEAETRKIMGRLNPNFEKFSAPVSALSGGQRQSVAIARAVYFNAKILIMDEPTAALGPHETQMVSELIQQLKAEGIGIFLISHDIHDVMQLCDRASVMKNGKLVGTVDVDTVTDDDLLGMIILGKHPHEKADA